AGAAGGATGTCGAGCAGTGGAAGTCCGCCCGCGTTCTCAATGACGACGAACGCCGGTTGATCCTGTGGAACCTCGGTTTCTTCTCCACCGCCGAGTCCCTCACCGCCAACAACATCGTGCTGGCGGTCTACAACCACGTCACCAATCCCGAGGCCCGCCAATACTTGCTGCGCCAGGCCTTCGAGGAGGCGGTGCACACCGACACCTTCATCTACTGCTGCGACACCCTGGGGCTGGATCCGGACGAGATCTACAACATGTACCTGACCATCCCGTCGATCCGCGAGAAGGATCAATTCGTGGTGGACATCACCCGCTCGGTGCTCGATCCTGGGTTCACCACCGAGGGGACGGAGAATGTGCGCCAGTTCGTCCGCGACCTGGTGGGCTTCTACGTGATCATGGAAGGGATCTTCTTCTACGCCGGCTTCGCCATGATGCTGGCCCTCAAGCGGCAGAACAAGATGATCGGCATCGGCGAGCAATTCGAATACATCATGCGCGACGAGAGCCTGCACCTGGCTTTCGGCTGCGACCTGATCAACACCATCAAGGCGGAGAATCCGGAGGTCTGGTCCCAGGAGTTCCAGGACGAGCTGGTGGACCTGATCACCCAGTCGGTGGCCCTGGAGCAGCGCTACGCTTTCGACGCCTGCCCCAACGGCTTGCTGGGCATCAACGCCGAGCAATTCGGAGAGTACGTGGAGTACATCGCCGACCGCCGCCTGGAGCGCATCGGGCTGCCGCGGGTCTACGGCCGCCACAATCCGCTCCCCTGGATGTCTCAGTCCACCGATCTGTCGAAGGAGAAGAACTTCTTCGAGACCCGGGTCACCGAGTACCAGTCCGGGGCTTCCCTGAGCTGGGATTGATCCACCGCTGAGGGAGCGAAACCATGCTGCCCGAGCTAGAACGTCGCTTCAACCGCCTCGAGGATGACCGCCGGGCCTTGATGGAGGAGCTGGCCGCCTACCCCCGGGAGGCCGTTGAGCAAGCCCCCGAGCCCGACGCCTGGTGCATGCGCCAGGTGGCCCAGCATCTGATGATGGTGGAGCAGGCCTTCCTGCGCTACAAAGACACCCACTCGGTGCTGCGGCCGCCGAATCTCCGCCAGCGCATCGGCCGCTGGGGAGTGAAGCTAGTGTTGGGCATGGGCATCAAGATCAAGGCTCCCTCCCGGCACGTGCTGCCGGAGGACGAGCTGACCCTGGCGGAGGTCGATAGCCGCTGGATCGAGGTGCGCCAGGACTTCGGCGCCTGGCTGGAGGGGCTGTCCCCGGAGCAGGCCCGAGAGCTGCGCTTCCTCCATCCTTTCGCCGGTCCTCTCGACAGTCTGGCCTTCCTCGACTTCCTCGCCGACCACTTCGAGCACCATCGCCGCCAGGTCCGCCGCATCGCTGCCAGCTCCGCCTTTCGGGCCCTCACCGACCGCGGCTAGCCTGCCCCTTTCTCACTCTTCGGCGCCGGAATTCCCGGATCGTACCGAGGCTCTTTCTCGAGCCTCGGCGCGGTCCG
This DNA window, taken from Acidobacteriota bacterium, encodes the following:
- a CDS encoding ribonucleotide-diphosphate reductase subunit beta, giving the protein MPIINSSKTDPNKILPMTYKWARQHYKDGIANNWTPEEVSMQKDVEQWKSARVLNDDERRLILWNLGFFSTAESLTANNIVLAVYNHVTNPEARQYLLRQAFEEAVHTDTFIYCCDTLGLDPDEIYNMYLTIPSIREKDQFVVDITRSVLDPGFTTEGTENVRQFVRDLVGFYVIMEGIFFYAGFAMMLALKRQNKMIGIGEQFEYIMRDESLHLAFGCDLINTIKAENPEVWSQEFQDELVDLITQSVALEQRYAFDACPNGLLGINAEQFGEYVEYIADRRLERIGLPRVYGRHNPLPWMSQSTDLSKEKNFFETRVTEYQSGASLSWD
- a CDS encoding DinB family protein, whose product is MLPELERRFNRLEDDRRALMEELAAYPREAVEQAPEPDAWCMRQVAQHLMMVEQAFLRYKDTHSVLRPPNLRQRIGRWGVKLVLGMGIKIKAPSRHVLPEDELTLAEVDSRWIEVRQDFGAWLEGLSPEQARELRFLHPFAGPLDSLAFLDFLADHFEHHRRQVRRIAASSAFRALTDRG